Proteins co-encoded in one Paracrocinitomix mangrovi genomic window:
- the gcvT gene encoding glycine cleavage system aminomethyltransferase GcvT, producing METSTLKNTALSHIHEKLGAKMVPFAGYNMPVQYEGVKAEHECVRTGVGVFDVSHMGEFLIEGPNALALIQKVSSNDASVLFPGRAQYSCMPNDKGGIVDDLIIYMIKEEQYLLVVNASNIDKDWNWISQHNDVGAEMRNVSENYSLLAIQGPKAAEAMQSLTSTDLSNIKFYHFEVGPFAGVDHVIISATGYTGSGGFEIYVKNEDAEKVWNAVFEAGASYGIEPIGLAARDTLRLEMGYCLYGNDINDTTSPLEAGLGWVTKFTKDFVNSENLKKQKEAGVSRKLVGFELVDRGIPRHDYPIADADGNEIGIVTSGTMAPSLNKAVGLGYVPTALSAEGSEIYIKVRDKLIKAVVTKPPFYKG from the coding sequence ATGGAAACATCTACATTAAAAAATACCGCATTATCGCACATTCACGAGAAATTAGGAGCTAAAATGGTTCCATTTGCAGGATATAACATGCCTGTACAATATGAAGGAGTAAAAGCAGAGCACGAATGTGTAAGAACAGGCGTTGGCGTTTTTGATGTTTCGCACATGGGTGAATTTTTAATTGAAGGACCTAATGCTTTGGCATTAATTCAAAAAGTATCTTCAAATGACGCTTCAGTTCTTTTCCCTGGACGTGCACAGTATAGCTGCATGCCAAATGACAAAGGAGGAATTGTAGATGATTTGATTATTTACATGATTAAAGAAGAGCAATACCTATTGGTGGTAAATGCTTCAAACATTGATAAAGACTGGAACTGGATTTCACAACACAATGATGTGGGAGCTGAAATGAGAAACGTATCAGAAAACTATTCATTGTTAGCTATTCAAGGACCTAAAGCTGCTGAGGCAATGCAAAGCTTAACTTCAACAGACTTGTCAAACATCAAATTTTATCACTTTGAGGTTGGCCCTTTTGCAGGAGTTGATCATGTAATTATCTCAGCAACCGGATACACAGGATCAGGCGGATTTGAGATTTACGTAAAAAATGAAGATGCAGAAAAAGTATGGAACGCGGTGTTTGAAGCAGGAGCTTCTTACGGAATTGAGCCAATTGGTTTAGCAGCAAGAGATACTTTACGTTTAGAAATGGGATATTGCCTTTACGGAAACGATATTAACGACACCACTTCACCTTTAGAAGCAGGTTTAGGATGGGTAACCAAGTTTACCAAAGACTTTGTGAATTCAGAGAATCTTAAAAAGCAAAAAGAAGCAGGTGTTAGCAGAAAATTAGTAGGATTTGAATTGGTAGACAGAGGAATTCCTCGTCATGACTACCCTATTGCAGATGCTGACGGAAACGAAATAGGAATTGTTACCTCAGGAACCATGGCACCAAGCTTAAACAAAGCGGTAGGTTTAGGATACGTTCCAACAGCATTGAGCGCAGAAGGATCTGAAATCTACATCAAAGTAAGAGACAAGCTGATCAAAGCGGTTGTTACTAAGCCTCCTTTTTATAAGGGGTAA
- a CDS encoding DUF6794 domain-containing protein: protein MKNPLIILTFLFSTQMALGQKIKTPKSIEEAIEVLKVDCTDSLQKIIKKTPNDSLINLCYPWDGEYKTIFKWTESDNKRSKIKNYLIENGIESNQHQQTVIMIAFKHYLNNQEINESKIFEPYKKIEDKWRAEDKVRYSTDSLRGVYIPKDIEDCFQQIDSFWSDTVKAEVRAMTSDEFVGKTHFGIGLWMRNNWQLWGGSRLSKYMNDLGINHPDHMSGTILSLYYKYLKEEEFDLEKEIEKIKK, encoded by the coding sequence ATGAAAAATCCACTCATCATATTAACATTTCTGTTCTCCACACAAATGGCGTTGGGACAAAAAATTAAAACGCCAAAATCAATTGAGGAAGCGATTGAAGTGTTAAAAGTAGACTGCACTGATAGTCTTCAAAAGATTATCAAAAAAACTCCTAATGATAGTCTAATTAATTTATGTTATCCATGGGATGGAGAATATAAAACAATCTTTAAATGGACGGAATCAGATAATAAAAGATCTAAAATCAAGAATTATCTTATTGAGAATGGTATTGAAAGTAATCAGCATCAACAGACTGTAATAATGATTGCATTTAAGCATTATTTGAATAATCAAGAGATAAATGAATCAAAAATATTTGAACCTTATAAGAAAATAGAAGACAAATGGAGGGCCGAAGATAAAGTCAGATATTCAACAGACTCTTTACGTGGAGTCTATATTCCAAAAGATATAGAAGACTGCTTTCAACAAATAGATTCATTTTGGAGTGATACTGTTAAAGCTGAAGTCAGGGCTATGACCTCTGATGAATTTGTTGGAAAAACTCATTTTGGAATAGGATTATGGATGAGAAATAATTGGCAATTATGGGGAGGTTCAAGATTGTCAAAATATATGAATGACTTGGGTATTAATCACCCTGATCATATGTCTGGAACAATATTGTCATTGTATTACAAATACCTAAAAGAAGAAGAATTTGATCTAGAAAAAGAAATTGAAAAAATAAAAAAGTAG
- a CDS encoding transposase encodes MSSALAHYIFMHYSRYFTKPEGRAYNHWIANEKVNAFENQEVRRKMYISKGIISEDPEVLELLREGFDQFKLNTAKRILNEHSKNVFLNYCPKCGGLARTPKARQCRHCGHKWHDQVVGQIITHEFLSTSEKGLILDCQIFKGEVEIGDWIEFYEFDLNEKGLVEHVGVVNLEPSKDGVNRQVIRISGLSDFAESLLLANQYSKLLEVLREKTDANKLAKAK; translated from the coding sequence ATGTCTTCAGCTCTAGCACATTATATCTTCATGCATTACTCAAGGTATTTCACCAAACCTGAAGGTAGAGCATACAACCATTGGATTGCAAACGAAAAAGTAAATGCATTTGAAAATCAAGAGGTAAGAAGAAAAATGTACATCAGCAAGGGCATCATCTCTGAAGATCCAGAGGTTTTAGAATTACTTAGGGAAGGATTTGATCAATTCAAATTGAACACTGCAAAGCGAATCCTCAATGAGCATTCGAAAAATGTTTTTTTGAATTACTGTCCTAAATGTGGGGGACTTGCTAGAACTCCTAAAGCTCGTCAATGCAGACATTGCGGACATAAATGGCACGATCAAGTTGTCGGACAAATCATAACACATGAATTTTTAAGCACATCTGAAAAAGGATTGATTCTGGACTGTCAAATTTTCAAAGGTGAAGTCGAAATAGGTGATTGGATTGAATTCTACGAATTTGATTTAAATGAAAAAGGACTTGTAGAGCATGTCGGTGTGGTTAATCTTGAACCATCCAAAGATGGAGTAAATCGCCAAGTTATTAGGATTTCAGGATTATCTGATTTCGCAGAGTCATTACTGTTGGCCAATCAGTATTCCAAACTTCTAGAAGTATTGCGTGAGAAAACTGATGCTAACAAATTAGCTAAAGCTAAATAG
- a CDS encoding SMI1/KNR4 family protein, with amino-acid sequence MNFFHHAITLFALSQFLFGCNNSDAEMADSNFDSQSEEMNASESNEIDLWNRIENWTNDNAKDVDFGLNPGATEEDFQSLENVIQAELPSDFKAFYRIHNGQSEDIFTQGLVDGEVLLSTKQIEAEWKIWNDFIENDSDARNTKSDPQLGIKSDWWNKLWIPITSAGTGDFTCIDLDPAPEGKSGQIIRMIHDDTYRELYSSSFSEWFRSYVEGLEAGGYVYSDDWGGIVSKEYVE; translated from the coding sequence ATGAATTTCTTTCATCATGCCATAACCCTATTTGCACTAAGCCAATTTCTTTTTGGTTGTAATAACAGTGACGCAGAAATGGCGGACTCAAATTTTGATTCACAATCTGAAGAAATGAATGCATCAGAATCTAACGAAATTGATCTATGGAATCGCATAGAGAATTGGACAAATGACAATGCTAAAGATGTTGACTTTGGACTAAATCCTGGAGCGACTGAAGAAGACTTCCAAAGTTTAGAGAATGTGATTCAAGCGGAACTACCTTCTGATTTTAAAGCATTTTATCGCATTCATAACGGACAATCTGAAGACATTTTCACTCAAGGTTTGGTTGACGGAGAAGTTTTACTTTCAACAAAACAAATTGAAGCTGAATGGAAAATATGGAATGATTTTATTGAAAATGATTCTGATGCTAGAAATACAAAATCCGACCCCCAACTTGGAATTAAATCTGATTGGTGGAACAAACTTTGGATTCCAATAACCTCGGCTGGGACAGGAGACTTCACCTGTATTGATTTGGATCCCGCTCCAGAGGGAAAAAGTGGTCAAATTATCCGAATGATACATGATGACACGTACAGAGAGCTATATTCTAGTTCATTTAGTGAATGGTTCAGAAGTTATGTTGAAGGACTTGAAGCAGGAGGGTATGTCTATTCTGATGACTGGGGAGGCATTGTCAGTAAGGAATATGTTGAATGA
- a CDS encoding acyltransferase family protein, with translation MNKVKITLFRTFTSFINSILINEIFISLIKKMQVNPKKLDYRPEIDGLRTLAVIPVVLFHLGYKQVIGGYYGVDVFFVISGFLITNILVNKVLNNNFSMFEFWTRRIKRLLPALLTVVLSVLIFSPLIIYKLDVQQISSDVFPTIFSFFNFHAYFEFGSYWGRASEESYFLHSWSLSVEEQFYLLYPFFLFLAYKFFKNFAIPILLVTLFSFIFFFYQLNINKNLDFTFYMLPTRMWELSLGGLGCFITTKKIPTSYSSLISAIGILLISAAYLYGNKQIDYWVIFPVIGTFIVLVFCSSDGLVGKVLSSKPLVLIGKMSYSIYLWHWVLISLVGSLAYKFQHLNFHLLNAVTLGITLILSFLTYFLVENKTRTHKSTLKIVGIGLIIISSFTIFYQSELFNPYYHSKFNGYTSFTKYYDISPSQEELNEYIEKGKLDYGLIIPQRLEINKDAYRKNGIITSEKDKSPEIMLIGDSHGVMWAKVIDEIANDINLSLSCYTSNGTNPFFNLRDIENQNETKNFTKQQRTDYAKSIKKNIEVWKPKLVIIVCHWLWMEDKKKEQFNELLTFLEEMNAQVLLFTQPPKLNFMVNKNASQYISYLGFKPIEGYNLIDVIGLNEIEGANEYVFQLQSKYSNVSVFDIYSNFIQDNKVKVSYNNDILYFDDDHLSYPATLILKKEISAIIKEIIDQSDIKP, from the coding sequence ATGAATAAAGTTAAAATTACTTTATTTAGAACTTTTACTAGTTTTATAAATTCAATTCTGATAAATGAAATTTTCATTTCACTAATAAAGAAAATGCAAGTAAACCCAAAGAAGCTTGATTACAGACCTGAAATTGATGGACTTAGAACTTTAGCGGTAATACCAGTTGTTTTATTTCATTTGGGCTATAAACAAGTAATAGGAGGATATTATGGTGTTGATGTATTCTTTGTTATATCTGGTTTTCTAATCACAAATATACTTGTCAATAAAGTCTTGAACAATAATTTTTCAATGTTCGAATTTTGGACTCGAAGAATTAAAAGGTTATTACCTGCCTTGTTAACTGTTGTTTTGTCTGTTTTAATATTTTCACCTTTAATTATATATAAATTAGATGTACAGCAAATTTCTTCAGATGTTTTTCCAACAATTTTCTCATTTTTCAATTTCCATGCGTATTTTGAATTCGGAAGTTATTGGGGAAGAGCTTCAGAAGAATCTTACTTTTTACATTCATGGTCCTTATCAGTAGAAGAACAATTCTATTTGCTTTATCCATTCTTTCTTTTCTTGGCATATAAGTTCTTTAAAAATTTTGCCATACCGATTTTATTAGTAACGCTTTTCAGTTTTATTTTTTTCTTTTATCAATTGAATATCAACAAAAATCTGGACTTCACTTTTTATATGCTTCCTACTAGGATGTGGGAATTATCTTTGGGAGGTTTAGGCTGTTTTATCACTACAAAAAAAATACCAACCTCATATTCTTCTTTAATATCTGCTATTGGAATTCTATTGATTTCGGCAGCCTATTTATATGGCAATAAACAAATTGATTATTGGGTTATCTTCCCGGTAATAGGAACTTTTATAGTATTGGTTTTTTGCTCGTCTGATGGTTTGGTAGGAAAAGTATTGTCAAGTAAGCCATTGGTACTAATTGGTAAAATGTCTTATTCAATTTATCTTTGGCATTGGGTGCTTATATCGCTAGTTGGAAGTCTTGCGTATAAATTTCAACATTTGAATTTTCATCTATTAAATGCTGTTACATTAGGCATCACACTGATCTTGTCTTTCTTGACTTATTTTTTAGTAGAAAACAAAACAAGAACTCATAAAAGCACCTTAAAAATAGTAGGGATAGGATTAATTATAATTTCATCATTTACAATATTTTATCAATCAGAATTATTCAACCCTTATTATCATAGCAAGTTCAATGGATATACCTCTTTTACCAAATACTATGATATTTCCCCTTCACAAGAAGAATTGAACGAATACATTGAAAAGGGAAAATTAGATTATGGTTTAATTATTCCTCAAAGATTAGAAATAAACAAAGATGCATATAGAAAGAATGGTATAATAACCAGTGAAAAAGACAAGTCCCCTGAAATTATGCTAATTGGAGATTCACATGGAGTAATGTGGGCAAAAGTAATAGACGAAATTGCAAATGATATAAACTTATCTCTTTCATGTTATACATCAAATGGAACAAATCCATTTTTCAATTTAAGAGATATTGAAAACCAAAATGAAACGAAGAATTTCACTAAACAGCAGAGAACGGACTACGCAAAATCGATTAAGAAGAATATAGAAGTATGGAAACCAAAACTTGTAATAATAGTTTGCCATTGGTTATGGATGGAAGACAAGAAAAAAGAACAATTTAATGAACTATTGACATTTTTGGAAGAAATGAATGCACAAGTTCTATTATTTACGCAACCTCCAAAACTAAATTTCATGGTAAATAAAAATGCAAGTCAATATATTTCTTACTTGGGATTTAAACCTATAGAAGGATACAATTTGATTGACGTTATTGGATTGAATGAAATAGAAGGTGCAAATGAATATGTATTCCAACTTCAAAGCAAATATTCAAATGTTTCAGTATTTGATATTTATTCAAATTTCATTCAAGACAATAAGGTGAAGGTATCATATAACAATGACATCTTGTATTTTGATGATGATCATTTAAGTTATCCAGCTACTTTAATTCTCAAAAAGGAAATCTCTGCGATAATTAAAGAAATAATTGATCAATCGGACATAAAACCATAA
- a CDS encoding DUF695 domain-containing protein — translation MNIISLLILSCNDNNASNQTSNFVETDSTNNITSDNMDMHNMTWYTANFEYEGLPLFVRKPGFENIYEFESKFPFLFFVSHQLDSVMENGLPTADYNLTLMKFDSFMTDLFSTGIEGIPVLKETYNGERNYWYYVDSDKYTDQKKQFIQENFPNLKIQVNCALDEKWGFIREYPFDLYPG, via the coding sequence TTGAACATTATTTCATTACTAATATTGTCATGTAATGATAATAACGCATCAAATCAGACTTCGAATTTTGTCGAAACTGATAGTACAAATAATATTACTTCAGACAATATGGATATGCACAATATGACTTGGTACACGGCGAATTTTGAATACGAAGGGTTGCCATTATTCGTCAGAAAACCAGGATTTGAAAACATCTATGAATTCGAATCAAAATTCCCATTTCTGTTTTTTGTAAGCCATCAACTTGATAGTGTTATGGAAAATGGATTACCTACTGCAGATTACAATTTGACTTTAATGAAATTTGATTCTTTTATGACTGATCTATTTTCAACTGGAATTGAAGGAATACCAGTATTAAAAGAAACTTACAATGGAGAAAGAAACTACTGGTATTATGTTGATTCGGACAAGTATACTGATCAGAAGAAACAATTTATACAAGAAAATTTTCCCAATCTTAAAATTCAAGTAAATTGCGCGCTTGATGAGAAATGGGGATTCATACGAGAGTATCCGTTTGATCTATACCCAGGGTAG